The bacterium nucleotide sequence GGATCTCGGTGACGATGATCTTGGCGCGGCCGTTCTCCTCGATCTCGGTCTCGGTCTTGGCGCGCACCACCACGCGGCCGCGGCCGGTGGTCACGTAGTCGAAGATGCCCTTGCGCCCGTGGATGGTGGCGCCGGTCGGGAAGTCGGGACCCTCGACGTACTCGAGCATCTCGTGGGGCTCGAGGCCCGGGTTGTCGAGCAGGGCCACCAGGCCGTCGCACACCTCGCCCATGTTGTGGGGCGGGATCTTCGTGGCCATGCCCACCGCGATGCCGTCGGCGCCGTTGATCAGCAGGTTGGGCACCCTGGCCGGCATCACCGACGGCATCATGCGCGAGCCGTCGTAGTTGGGCACGAAGTCGACGGTCTCCTTGTCCAGGTCGGACATGAGCTCCATGGCGACCTTCGTCATGCGCGCCTCGGTGTACCGTTCGGCCGCGGCGTTGTCGCCGTCGACCGAGCCGAAGTTGCCCTGGCCGTCGACCAGCGGGTAGCGCAGCGAGAAGTCCTGGGCCATGCGCACCAGGGTGTCGTACACCGACGCGGTGCCGTGCGGGTGGTAGTTGCCCGTGGTGTCGCCGGTGATCTTGGCCGACTTGCGGTAGGGGCGGCCGGGCGCCAGGTTCAGGTCGTTCATGGCCGTCAGCACGCGCCGGTGCACGGGCTTCAGGCCGTCGCGCACGTCGGGCAGGGCGCGGCTGATGATGACGCTCATCGAGTACTCGATGTAGCTCGTGCGCATCTTCTCGACGATGCCCGCCTCGACGATGGTCTCGCCGCTCGAGCCCAGGTCGGGCACGATGGGCGTGTCGTCTTCCGGCGTCCCGTTCTCGTCGTTGATCTTGTTGTCGTCCGACATTCCTCAGCCTCTTCCGATTCCTGGCGATCCGTTGCGATTCCCGGGGCGGGGCGCGCCCGTCCGTGGCGCGGCGATCTTCCGCGGCCCGTCCGCTCGAAGCCCGGGCCAGTTGGATGTCCGGATCCGCTAGATGTCCAGATCCTCGAGCTTGATGTTCCCCGCGTTCTCCTCGATGAAGCGCCGCCGCGGCTCGACCTCATCCCCCATCAGCGTGGTGAAGATGTGGTCGGCCTCGGCCGCGTCGTCGATGGTGACGCGGGTCATGGTGCGTGAATCCGGGTTCATGGTCGTTTCCCAGAGCTGGTCGGGGTTCATTTCACCGAGACCCTTGTAGCGCTGGATGTACACGCCCTTCTCGCCCACCTGCTGCACGATGCGGTCGCGGTCGACCTCGCTGTAGGCGTAGATCTCGGTCTTGCCCTTCTTGACCCGGTACAGCGGCGGTTCGGCGATGTACATGTGGCCGCGCTCGATCACCTCGCGGAAGTGCCGGTAGAAGAGCGTCAGGATGAGCGTGCGGATGTGGCTGCCGTCGACGTCGGCGTCGGTCATGATGATGACCTTGTGGTAGCGCAGTTTCTCGATGTCGAAGATGCCGGTGCCCACGCCCGTGCCCAGGGCCGTGATGATGGTCTTGATCTCGTCGTTGCCGAGCATCTTGTCCAGGCGGGCCTTCTCCACGTTCAGGATCTTGCCCTTCAGCGGCAGGATCGCCTGGAAGCGCCGCTCGCGCCCCTGCTTGGCCGAACCGCCGGCCGAGTCGCCCTCGACCAGGTAGATCTCGCATTCGGCGGGCACCCGGCTCGAGCAGTCGGCCAGCTTGCCCGGCAGCGAGGCCGAGTCGAGGGCCGACTTGCGCCGCGTCAGGTCGCGGGCCTTGCGCGCCGCCTCGCGCCCCTGGGCCGCCGCGATGCACTTGCCGATGATCCCCTTCGCTTCCCGGGGATGCTCGTTCAGGTACTCGGCGAGGTAGGTGTTCACCAGGGCCTCGACCTGGCCCTTGACCTCGGTGTTGCCGAGCTTGGTCTTGGTCTGGCCCTCGAACTGCGGATCGGGGATCTTCACGGCGATGATCGCCGTCAGGCCCTCGCGCACGTCGTCGCCCGTCAGGCCCTTCATGTCCTTCTTGAACAGGCCCGAGGTGTTGCCGTAGGCGTTCAGGGTGCGCGTCAGGCCGGCGCGGAAGCCGCTCAGGTGGCTGCCGCCCTCGTGGGTGTTGATGTTGTTGGCGAAGGTGAACAGCGACTCGCTGTAGCCGTCGTTGTAGTCCATGGCCACCTCGACCTGGATGCCGTCCTTCTCCCCCTCGAAGAAGATGGGCTCCGGGCAGATGACCGAGCGTCCCTCGTTCAGCCAGCGCACGTACTCGACGATGCCGCCTTCGTAGTGGAAGGTCTCGGTGCGGGGCTTCTCGGGGCGGTCGTCGGTGATGCTGATGTTCACGCCGCGGTTCAGGAAGGCGAGCTCGCGCAGGCGGCTGCGCAGGGTCTCGTAGTTGTAGACCAGCTCGGGGAAGATCTGGTGGTCGGGCTTGAAGGTGATGATGGTGCCCGTCTCGTCGGGCGGGCACTCGCCCATGACCTTCAGCTCGCCCTGGCGCTGGCCGCGGGCGAACTCCATGTAGTAGACCTTGCCGTCGCGGCGCACCTCGGCCGTGAGCCACTCGCTGAGGGCGTTCACGCAGCTGACGCCGACGCCGTGCAGGCCGCCGGACACCTTGTAGGTGTCGTTGTCGAACTTGCCGCCGGCGTGCAGACTGGTGAGCACGACCTCGAGCGCGGTCTTGCCCTCCTCCTTGTGCATGTCGACGGGGATGCCGCGGCCGTTGTCGATCACCTTGATGGTGTCGCCGTTGCCGATGATCACCTGCACCCGGTCGCAGTAGCCGGCCATGGCCTCGTCGATGGAGTTGTCGACGACCTCGTACACCAGGTGGTGCAGGCCGCGCAGGCTCGTGTCGCCGATGTACATGGCGGGCCGCTTGCGCACCGCCTCGAGGCCCTTGAGCACCTGGATCCCCTGGGCCGTGTACTCCTTCGCCCCGGGATTGCCGCTGGTCTTCCTGTCTTCGCTCATGCATCCACCCGTCTGGTGTGTGGTCCGGTGTTCCGTTCCGGACGTCTCCTGATGACTCCGGGAACCCGCCGTCCGGCCTCGCGCCTCAGCGGCCCTTGCGTTCCGGCGTCCGGCGCCCGAACTGCGGGGCGTCGCGCCACCGGATCCCGGTGACCGTGCCCGCGCCGCACAGGGCGTTGAACTTCTCGATGATGATGGGCACGAGCAGGGAGACCTCCTGCCGCCATGCCCCGTGGTCGGCCTCGAGCACGAGCACCCCGTCGGCCAGGTCGACCGCCCGCGAGTGCGCCGCGATCTCGCCGCCCACGATGTCGCGCCATTTGAGCAGCACCTGCCGCTCGGCCATGCGCTCGGACAGACCGCACTGGCGCAGCGCACCCTCGAGGATGCGGGACACCGGTTCTGGTCCCTTTCGGTCCTGCGGCATGGGATCTGGTCCTGGTTCCGAACGGGTTCGTTCCGGGCCGGGATTCGCG carries:
- the gyrB gene encoding DNA topoisomerase (ATP-hydrolyzing) subunit B; amino-acid sequence: MSEDRKTSGNPGAKEYTAQGIQVLKGLEAVRKRPAMYIGDTSLRGLHHLVYEVVDNSIDEAMAGYCDRVQVIIGNGDTIKVIDNGRGIPVDMHKEEGKTALEVVLTSLHAGGKFDNDTYKVSGGLHGVGVSCVNALSEWLTAEVRRDGKVYYMEFARGQRQGELKVMGECPPDETGTIITFKPDHQIFPELVYNYETLRSRLRELAFLNRGVNISITDDRPEKPRTETFHYEGGIVEYVRWLNEGRSVICPEPIFFEGEKDGIQVEVAMDYNDGYSESLFTFANNINTHEGGSHLSGFRAGLTRTLNAYGNTSGLFKKDMKGLTGDDVREGLTAIIAVKIPDPQFEGQTKTKLGNTEVKGQVEALVNTYLAEYLNEHPREAKGIIGKCIAAAQGREAARKARDLTRRKSALDSASLPGKLADCSSRVPAECEIYLVEGDSAGGSAKQGRERRFQAILPLKGKILNVEKARLDKMLGNDEIKTIITALGTGVGTGIFDIEKLRYHKVIIMTDADVDGSHIRTLILTLFYRHFREVIERGHMYIAEPPLYRVKKGKTEIYAYSEVDRDRIVQQVGEKGVYIQRYKGLGEMNPDQLWETTMNPDSRTMTRVTIDDAAEADHIFTTLMGDEVEPRRRFIEENAGNIKLEDLDI
- a CDS encoding DUF721 domain-containing protein, giving the protein MSRILEGALRQCGLSERMAERQVLLKWRDIVGGEIAAHSRAVDLADGVLVLEADHGAWRQEVSLLVPIIIEKFNALCGAGTVTGIRWRDAPQFGRRTPERKGR